CCAGGCTGGCGCCCCCTTGCGCGCGGCGGGCGTAGTATTCGGCCGCATCGTCGCCGGGCACGCCGCCTTCGCAGACTTCCAGGCCCATCGGCGGGAACACGAAGCGGTTGGGCAGCGTGAACTTGCCGAGCTGGAACGGCGTGAACAGGCCTGCGAAGCTGTGATTATCCATGCATCTCACCCACGTTGCCCATGTCACGAAGGCGCCCATCGGAGAGGCGCCGGCGCGCCGGGTAGCGATGTCCTATCGCGATTTGAGCAGTCGCTCAATAATGTGCACAAGAGCGCTCCCGACTCGCCTCGATCAAACAGGGCGGGCGGCAAGAGGAGAGGCCATGGGATTGCTCGGAGCGCATCGCGCACTCGCCGGAAAGATCGCCATCGTCGTGGGCGGTGCGGCCGGCCACCTGGGGCGTGGCGCCTCGCTCGCGCTGGCGCAGGCGGGCGTGCGAGTGATCTGTTGCGACAACGACCGCGAGGGCATCGCCGCGATCGGTGACGAGGCGGAAGCGCTCGGGGGCACGGTCGAAGCTCATTACGCGGACGTGGCGGACCCTGCCTCGCTCGACGCGTTCTACGACATGCTGCAGGCAGACATCGGCCGTGCCGACATCCTGATCAACATGGCGGGAGGCGTGCGTCGCAGCCTGTTCGACAAGACCATGCGCGAGGATCATGCCCGCGACATACGGCTGAACTACGGCTACGTGGTCGACAGCTGCCATCGCGCGCTGCCGCTGTTGCGCGCGAGCGGCAATGGCGGAGCGATCGTCAACTTCACCACGATCGAGGCACATCGCGGCGCTGCGACTTACGCGGTCTACGCCGGCGCCAAGGCCGCGACGACCAACTTCAGCCGCGCACTGGCGGTGGAATTGGGCGCCGAGCAGATCCGCGTGAACTGCGTCGCCACCGACACCACCCTCGCCCGCGCATCCAACGCCGCGCTCGCGCCGCAGGACTACGAGCGCCTCGCGGAACTGGGCGCGGATGCGCTGGCCAAGTCGATCGAGCTCTACGTGCCGCAAAAGCGCGCGCCGTCGATCGAGGACGTGATGAACGGCGTGCTGTTCCTGGTCAGCGATCTCGCCCGTGCGATCACCGGCACCACACTGCACATTGACGGCGGCACCATTGCCTCGCTCGGGTTCCTCGATTGGCCCTACGGCGACAGCTTCATGCCCGCGCCGCTGGGCGGAACGCTGAAGCGGCTGGTGGACTGACGGGTCAGTTCAGCATCTGCGCGGACGCCATCGCGCCGTCCAGCGCCGCGGCCAGGTCTTCGCTGCGGAACGGCTTGGCGAGGCGCGGCAAATCGGGCGCGATATCCTCCAACGCGGCATAGCCCGAGACCACCAGCACGCGCGTGTCGGGCGCGGCAGCAAGCACGTCGCGGGCAAGCTGCGTGCCGCTCATCCCCGGCATCAGGTGATCGGTCACGAGCACGCGCGGGCGCAAGCCTTCGCGCACGCGTTGCAGCGCTTCCTCCCCGCTAGATGCCTCGGTGACGGCGTAGCCCAAGTCGGCGAGCATCTCGGCCGTGCTCATGCGCACCAGTTCCTCGTCGTCGACCAGCAGCGCAGTGCCGCTGCCGGCCGGACCGGCGGCGAGCGCTTGGGCGGTGCCGTCGCTGGCATCCTCGTCCACGCAGACCGGCAGCCACAGGCGCACGTTGGTGCCGAGGCCTGGCCGGCTCTCGATGGTCATGGCACCGCCGAGCTGCAGCGCCAGGCCGTGGACCATCGACAAGCCAAGCCCGGTCCCCTTGCCCAGGCCCTTGGTGGAGAAGAACGGCTCGATCGCGCGGGCCGCAGTCGCCTCGTCCATGCCTTCGCCGGTGTCGGCAACCGAGAGCCGCAAGTAGTCGCCCGCCGGTAGTCCGAGCGCTCGTACCGCTGCAGCGGGAGCCGGCTCGGCGCTGATGCGCAAGGTGCCGCCATCGGGCATCGCATCGCGCGCGTTCACGGCCAGGTTGAGGAGCGCCATTTCCAGCTGGTTGCCGTCGGCGCGCGCACGGGCGAGGTCCGCGGCGATCTCCACCGCCACCTTGATCTGCGGCCCCGCCGTGCTCGCGATCAGGTCGGCCATGCCGCGCACCAGCTCGGCCAGATCGACCGCCGTGGTCTGCAGCGGCTGACGGCGCGCAAAGGCGAGCAGGCGTTGCACCAACACCTTGGCGCGTTCGGCGGACTGGCTGGCACCCGCGATCAGCCGCTGCTCGCGCTCACCACCCAGCTGCTTGCGCTGGAGCATGTCTAGGCTGCCGATGATCGGGGTCAGCAGGTTGTTGAAATCGTGCGCGACGCCGCCGGTCAGCTGGCCGATCGCCTCCATCTTCTGCGACTGGCGCAGCTGGTCCTCGGCCGCGGCCAGCCGCTCCTGCTCGCGATGGAGCTCGGTGATGTCGCGTCCGATGAGGTAGGCGGCGGTCACCTCACCCTCGCCGTCCCGAACCGGGCGGAAGCGCATCTCGTAAAGCTGCGCACTCGCGCCCTCGCCCCACCAGGCGAGCTGTTCGAAGGATTCGCCGCTCAAGGCACGGTGCCATACCCCCAAAGCCGCGGCGCGCTCCTCGGGGACCGAACTGATGAAGTTGGGCAGGCCATCGCCCACTTGGGGCCGCGCGCCGAAGATATTTTCGTAGTCCTCCTGCGCCGCGGCGTTGATCGCGAGGAAGCGCAGCTCCGTATCGACCATCTGGATGGGCGCGTCGGTGTCGGCGACGATGTCGGCGAACAGCTTGCGCTCGGCCAGGACCTCGTCGACGCGCTGCTCGAGCGTGGCGTTGAGGTGGCGCACCGCATCCTCGGCGCGTGCTCGTTCTACCGCCGCCCAGGTCCGCTCGGCGACTTCGAGGGCGATCTGTCCCTCCAGTTCCGACCACGCGCGCGGTTCGCCCTCGTGCAGGTAGAGGATCGCTGTCAGCTTGCCGTGCTTGATCAGCGGCACCACCAGCAGCGCCTTCGTGCCGATGCTGTCGTAGCCTGCCGAGTAGGGCGCCGAGAGCGGGTCCGCTTCGATCGAGGGCAGGCGCAGGATCTCGCCCGCTTTCAGCGCGTCGATGATGGCGGGGCCGAAGATCGCGAGCGGACGCGTCTCGCCCGCGAGCGAGCCCATGGTGCCATCGTGCCAATCCCGCTCGACGGTGACGTGTTCGACCGCCTCGTCGATCTCGCCA
The window above is part of the Novosphingobium sp. 9U genome. Proteins encoded here:
- a CDS encoding SDR family NAD(P)-dependent oxidoreductase, whose translation is MGLLGAHRALAGKIAIVVGGAAGHLGRGASLALAQAGVRVICCDNDREGIAAIGDEAEALGGTVEAHYADVADPASLDAFYDMLQADIGRADILINMAGGVRRSLFDKTMREDHARDIRLNYGYVVDSCHRALPLLRASGNGGAIVNFTTIEAHRGAATYAVYAGAKAATTNFSRALAVELGAEQIRVNCVATDTTLARASNAALAPQDYERLAELGADALAKSIELYVPQKRAPSIEDVMNGVLFLVSDLARAITGTTLHIDGGTIASLGFLDWPYGDSFMPAPLGGTLKRLVD
- a CDS encoding GAF domain-containing protein, with the translated sequence MTDQAQWAAILEGQPASARLLVGVIRAAPVPMFVLLGEDRRLIYNDTYIPILGPHHPKAMGRPFFEVWPEVEKAIGPVIDRAFAGKSSLYEDLPVVLHRPEPRTAWFTFSYSPVRDEDGAVFAALCVCSETTDAVAARARQEFLMRLEAAFRDLAEAEEIVSAAQAALGTHFGVSRVGYGSLDLSERYFTTQGNWTDGSVPNFNGTHDLAAFGPEIFGTLRAGITLSVDDTLADDRAASEQARAAFAALEVRSAATVSLVKGGRLVAVLYLHDRSPRRWTKADIALIEEVAERTWSAVERAHAQADLRALARRQAFLLRMGDEVRLLSDPGAIQETAARLLGEELHVGRVGYGEIDEAVEHVTVERDWHDGTMGSLAGETRPLAIFGPAIIDALKAGEILRLPSIEADPLSAPYSAGYDSIGTKALLVVPLIKHGKLTAILYLHEGEPRAWSELEGQIALEVAERTWAAVERARAEDAVRHLNATLEQRVDEVLAERKLFADIVADTDAPIQMVDTELRFLAINAAAQEDYENIFGARPQVGDGLPNFISSVPEERAAALGVWHRALSGESFEQLAWWGEGASAQLYEMRFRPVRDGEGEVTAAYLIGRDITELHREQERLAAAEDQLRQSQKMEAIGQLTGGVAHDFNNLLTPIIGSLDMLQRKQLGGEREQRLIAGASQSAERAKVLVQRLLAFARRQPLQTTAVDLAELVRGMADLIASTAGPQIKVAVEIAADLARARADGNQLEMALLNLAVNARDAMPDGGTLRISAEPAPAAAVRALGLPAGDYLRLSVADTGEGMDEATAARAIEPFFSTKGLGKGTGLGLSMVHGLALQLGGAMTIESRPGLGTNVRLWLPVCVDEDASDGTAQALAAGPAGSGTALLVDDEELVRMSTAEMLADLGYAVTEASSGEEALQRVREGLRPRVLVTDHLMPGMSGTQLARDVLAAAPDTRVLVVSGYAALEDIAPDLPRLAKPFRSEDLAAALDGAMASAQMLN